The genomic segment CGCTAGGCTTCTATTCTCCTTCAGTAAAAAGGCTGTATAAGCTCCTCATTTCCTAAAAGGCTGTAACTCTTCATCTCCTTCAAGAAAGAGTCTGCAAGCTCCTCACCTTCAGGAAAGAGGCTATAAGCTCTTCTATTTCAGGAAAGAGGCTGTAAGCTCCTAATCTCCCTCAGGAAAATCTGTAAGCTCCTCATTTCCTAATAGGctgtaagttcttcatctccgtcAGAGTGAGACATGTCACAAGCTAATGGACGTGTTATAACCAGAGTAAAGAAGAGTTAAAGCTATTTTTATGGTAACACTTGGAGGGAGATACTTCACGCCGCAGTCATATGCAAGACAATCAAACCCATTATTATTACGTGAAGTCTGTTGTCTGCCATTCCTTGTTCAACCACGTGTTTGCCGCTGCTTCATATAATGTTCCTTACTGGGGAATCAAAAGATTTATTGCTTgtacagtaacctcctaactttaTTAATGTTTTCCAAATATGTAAATCTTTTTTTACCGATTTTGAAATGCCAGACACTTAATTCTATGACTTATAATGTCATTATATTGAAATTAGTTTACAAAATGATGACTATTTGCCTGCAAATATAAATTTTGTATTTAGATGTAACCAAAAGTTATGTAGTTAGCACGCAATATGACTTGACTGGATTACCCAATGGTAACAGTTAAAAGATATTACGAGTTCATTTATGTACAACTTATTCAAGCGAGCATCACATCCAAACATTACTGCACATACTATCACTCTGAAAGACTATATCTAATGAGCACTTTTGTGGCGCCAAAGAGAGGCATATCGATGACACTCAAGCCAAATATTAATGATACTAAAATAATCATTATTTATTGCTTCAATGTATCGAAAATAATTAATTGCAAGAAAATATCCCTTATGTACCAAAGGCACCAAAATTTGAATGTGTTCTTGAAATTTGAAGATTATTGACAATGTTTAAAACAAAAGACGATATTTTGAGTCCTTAGAATTGATTTTATGTGTACaaaaggtgagtgtgtgtgtttatatgagaTGAACAATGTGTGTTTACATGATATGATCTTTGTGTGTTTAGATGAAATTAACATTGTGTTTTGACTTGAAATGAACGTTTGTGTTTACATATGAATTTTGTGTTTAGATGAAATGAACATTGTGTATTGACTTGAAATGGTCATTATACGTTTACAAGAGATGAACGTGTTTACAAGAAAGGATATGTATGTTTACAAGGAACAATATAATGCATGTTTACACAGAGATGTCATAGTGTGCATTTACGAGAGTTGGTTAAGATTCTGGTGCTTTGACATCTTCTGCAGCAGGTGCATCTCCCTTTACTTCTTCAACAGGTGCTTCTTTCTTAGTATCTTCTTCTTTGACTTCCTCTGAAATAGAGATGAAATAGTAGTTGAGCTTAAGATATGGCCATTGGCTACCAAATTTGCATATGTGATACTTCTTCAACTCCAACTATGGTTAATAACATTCTGAATGGATATCAGAGCAATTTCCAAAGATAACAAGAACATGGGTTAGGTTGATTGCTtggacacacccccaccaccccataacctggtccctgaccacaccgtctacccacaccaccaccaccaccaccaccccataacctggtccctgaccacaccatctacccacaccaccaccaccaccccataacCTGGTCCCTGACCACACCATCTAtctacccacaccaccaccaccaccccataacctggtccctgaccacaccatctacccacaccaccaccaccaccccataacCTGGTCCCTGACCACACCATCTAtctacccacaccaccaccaccaccccataacctggtccctgaccacaccatctacccacaccaccaccccattaCCTGGTCCCTGACCACACCATCTAtctacccacaccaccaccaccaccccataacCTGGTCCCTGACCACACCATCTAtctacccacaccaccaccaccaccccataacctggtccctgaccacaccatctacccacaccaccaccaccccataacctggtccctgaccacaccatctacccacaccaccaccaccaccccataacctggtccctgaccacaccatctacccacaccaccaccccattaCCTGGTTCCTGACCACACCAtctacccacaccaccaccaccaccccataacctggtccctgaccacaccatctacccacaccaccaccccattaCCTGGCCCTGACCACACCaactacccacaccaccaccaccaccccataacCTGGTCCCTGACTACACCAtctacccacaccaccaacaccaccaccccataacctggtccctgaccacaccatctacccacaccaccaccccattacctggtccctgaccacaccatctacccacaccaccacctcattacctggtccctgaccacaccatctacccacaccaccaccaccaccccataacctggtccctgaccacaccatctatccacaccaccaccaccaccaccccataacctggtccctgaccacaccatctacccacaccaccaccaccaccaccccataacctggtccctgaccacaccatctacccacaccaccaccaccaccaccccataacCTGGTCCCTGACCACACCATCTACCCACACCACGGCCTCCATGCAGTGGGTAAGTTGAGCGTTGAATTAAATTATAAACTGAGACTCATTTCTCACCTTCTTTGTCTTCTTTAGCATCCTTGGTCTCCTCTTTAGTCTCCTCGTTAGCCACATCCTTGGCCTCCTTTgccacttcctcctcctccttcttttcctcttgcttctcctccttcttttcttccttcttttcttccttctcttccttcttctcttccttcttctcttcctgcttctcctcctccttagTCTCGGGAACTTCCTTTACATCAGCAGATTCTGAAAATTAAACAAGAATATTACTGAATATAATGAAGAATGATTAAATCATTGGTCGTGTAAAcatcacaaccccctccccccctctcacaacacggAAGTTGTGCAGCCTTCCCTAATTACAAACAAGTAAAAGCAACAGCAGAAATCCAATGCAAATGTGCTTGACGAAAGACAGGTGACACGCTCCTCAGGGATAAGCTTGGCATTATTGGCAGACTAAACAGTAAACTGTAACGGGAACTGATCCGGGAAGAAGTACAAATAATATAACATGTGTATTACAAATAATGTATTAtctaatacaatatttaacatatAATATCTTGAACACATTACCGATctggcagtgtgatggtggtcagacaagaccaacacacACTGCTCAAGGaggtttacaccatagggggtgTACCATGCTTCTCGGTGCATTTTACTGTGAGTTTACTTTAGCCTTGGACTATGTTCTAAAGTATACTTTcttgttggtcagtaagctgttgtggtAGCCTAATAACCTTCCACAGGGTGGTAAGCTCTAAGTCCAGCATCAAGCCAACCATACTGTAGCACCACTAATTAAGATAgaagagttaagggagacatgatcactatatacaagattctcaaagaaattgatagggtagttgAAGACAGTTTATTTAGCACAGGTGATATGCGaataagggggacacaggtgaaaacttagtaccaAAAATGagtcagagacattagaaagcacTTTTTAGTGTCAAGAGTAATGGAATGCACAAGGCACTGATGTAGTGCAGTCAGACTCtatacacggtttcaaatgtagatgtgagagCTCAATAGACTTAGaaatcagtacaccagttgattgacggttgagaggcgggcctcagagccgaaactcaactcccacaagcacaattaggtgagtgcccACTACGATATTTTAGTAATAATAACCCAGGTATAAAATAGAGTATTAAACATAATAGCAGTCTTACTAGTAATGTGAGATGATCACAAATACAAGAGGGTCTGGTATTCAACCGTCCCGCGTCACGTGGTGCGCGTCAAGAGCCCAACTGCGCATTACTCAGCGGCGGGAAGTGGAGCAGTTCTTGGGTACACGCTCCAACGTGGCCACACTGTACACGCTCCAACGTGGCCACACTGTACACGCTCCAACGTATCCACACTGTACACGCTCCAACGTGGCCACATTGTACACGCTCCAACGTGGCCACACTGTACACGCTCCAACGTGGCCACACTGTACACGCTCCAACGTGGCCACACTGTACACGCTCCAACGTGGCCACACTGTACACGCTCCAACGTATCCACACTGTACACGCTCCAACGTGGCCACACTGTACACGCTCCAACGTGGCCACACTGTACACGCTCCAACGTGGCCACACTGTACACGCTCCAACGTGGCCACACTGTACACGCTCCAACGTGGCCACACTGTACACGCTCCAACGTGGCCACACTGTACACGCTCCAACGTATCCACACTGTACACGCTCCAACGTGGCCACACTGTACACGCTCCAACGTGGCCACACTGTACACGCTCCAACGTGGCCACACTGTACACGCTCCAACGTGGCCACACTGTACACGCTCCAACGTGGCCACACTGTACACGCTCCAACGTGGCCACACTGTACACGCTCCAACGTGGCCACACTGTACACGCTCCAACGTGGCCACACTGTACACGCTCCAACGTGGCCACACTGTACACGCTCCAACGTGGCCACACTGTACACGCTCCAACGTGGCCACACTGTACACGCTCCAACGTGGCCACACTGTACACGCTCCAACGTGGCCACACTGTACACGCTCCAACGTGGCCACACTGTACACGCTCCAACGTGGCCACACTGTACACGCTCCAACGTGGCCACACTGTACACGCTCCAACGTGGCCACACTGTACACGCTCCAACGTGGTTACTCTCATTGCAAACGGCGACCTTCATGGAAACTGCACGTATCACAGAGACGAGCGGTTTAGGAGACATTCTAACTGCTTTGGTATTTATTGGGTTTTGGTGAAGTAAATGTTGGAAAATTTGCTTAGGAGAAAGTATGGGAATGAACAGTTTCCGCATCAAAATTGTTACGAAGCCCATTAATTGTACTTATTATGTAAactatatacatgtgtgtgtgtgtgttactcccttccatattttgaaaaaatataatgtgtatatatatatatgtttataataACTAACATTCTCTAACTACGACACATATACTTTCAAACTTAATTTTATTAAAATGCCATTTCTCACATATCTTGTTAAATTTGGGGGTTAGTTTTGGGGTATTTTATAttcccaaattttttttttataaaaaaatttgTGAAATTAAGTTATTCGTTAAATACATTGTAGGTGATACCCGAGGGATGCATCGCATCCTCAAAAAATTATACTACTGTACTAATAACATAGGGATCGAACGTACAAAAATTAAATGTTGTACCCATTAACGTTCACGTTGTGTATACCTATTGGTATACTCAAAATTGCATACCCCTAAAAATGCAAAAGTAACTATACAGCCTACCTTAACCTGTCATAAGCCTAAATAAGCTATTCTAGGCCTACTATACGCCATTTTTAGTCTAATTTAGTACATAATTATGCTATATACTAGGCATCCTTTAGGGTGCAGTCTACAAAAATAGTTATAAGTACTATAATTTTTGGACTACATGGAATAATGACTTAGATTGTAAGGTGGATGATACACACGTTTGAAAAAAATGGACCTCCGTAGACCTTGACGTGAGAGAATGGTACTTAGACGTAATTGACCCAACCATTTGCGTATaataggaagggaagggaactatcaggagaaagcgccaaaccattacgactatatagcccttggaaggggttaggatgaggattggggatgggacggggggggggaggaatggtgcccaaccacttggacggtcggggattgaacgccgacctgcaagaagcgagaccgtcgctctactgtccagcccaagtggttggggtgcGTATAATAGGAGAGAACTCACACTCTCAAAGGGCCAAACACTCTAATATAAGAGtagtgatttgagagagagagagagagagagagacggggggggggattTGTAAGTGTGGGCAAGGAGGATAGATATGGGATGTTGTAGGAGATggttggagggagagggggagaaaggtggagaggcTGGGAGGTGGGGAAGACATGTGAGAAGTACTTGGAGGGAGAGTAATGGGGGAACGGGGGGAGGCGGATAAAGGTGGAGCTGGGGAGATGTAGGAGAGGGAGAGACCTGGGCATCATATGTAGTTAGCTACAGGTAATAGTTAATCTGACGAACGAGGCAAAAATATACATTTCTGAACTATTCAGTGTTAGATGGTTTGTATAGTTATAGACTTCCTTTTCGTTACTCAAATTAGGCAGGGTTAGGCTGCTCAAGTTAGGCAAGGTTGGGTTACTAACGCAAGACTAAGTTACTTAAACTATGCAATTAAATGATCCTAGAGGTCTCTAGGGCTGGACGTGACGTCACTCATCCATCAAATATGGCGGCTACGGATCGTATCGCGCATTTAAGTGCTAAGAGTACTTAAGAGTGCTAagagtacaagaatgtaagacctttatttatttaaaaaataaataaactcaAGTGTTTTTGCACGTAATTTGGGTCACTGAACAGTATGAGGTCACGGCAGAACCCCACGAGCCTGTGCCCATATTTAGAATTTCTTTTTGTATATTAAAATCAACTCTTTCTGCAAAATCTATAAATAAAAGTATTATCCACTGGTCACAGTTTTTCCAAGTAATCCTTTCCTATACTTTCCCTAACCTATCCCATcgtaataacctaatctaacctaacacaTATCCTACCCTAGCCTAATCCAACCTTATCTAACTTACCCTAATTCTGCATAATATTCCTGCAGGTAAACAACCTGAATGTTATATTCACCGTACGCATTATACTTAGCAATGATATTATCACCAGAGACAATATCGTAGACGATATTATCATCGTAGAAAGATACTTGCACCGTAAACACGATATCATTGTAGCAACGATACTAGCACCGTAAACACGATATAATCACCGTAAACACGATATAATCACCGTATTATTATTACAGTAGCCAAGATAGTATTACAGTAGCCAAGATACTATTACAGCAGCCAAGATACTATTACCGTAGACACGATACTACCACCATAGCCACGATACTATCACCGTAGCCAGGTACTATCACCGTAAAAACGGTACCATCATCGTAGCAAAGATACTATTACCGTAGAAACGATACTAGCACCGTATCCACCCTACTATTAATCTAGCCACGATATTATCACCTTGCGGCCCTTTCACTGTGCATGTGGCCCTTGCACTGTGCATGTGGCCCTTTCACTGTGCATGTGGCCCTTGCATTGTGCATGTGGCCCTTGCACTGTGCATGTGGCCCTTTCACTGTGCATGTGGCCCTTGCATTGTGCATGTGGCCCTTGCACTGTGCATGTGGCCCCTTGCACTGTGCATGTGGCCCCTTGCACTGTGCATGTGGCCCCTTGCACTGTGCATGTGGCCCCTTGCACTGTGCATGTGACCCTTGCACCAGGCATGTGACCCTTGCACCAGGCATGTGACCCTTGCACCAGGCATGTGACCCTTGCACCAGGCATGTGACCCTTGCACCAGGCATGTGACCCTTGCACCAGGCATGTGACCCTTGCACTGTGCATGTGGTCCATGCACCAAGAATGTGGCTCAGGCACCGAGAAGGTGGCCCGTGCGCCGGCATGTacctgatgaccaaaccacacacaccaaacgacgacgtttcggtccgccctggaccattatcaagtcgactgataatggtccaggatggaccgaaacgtcgtcgtctcctcatcttctggtgtgtggtctggtcatcatatcttcagcacaGGCAAATACCTCTTGCATCGGGCATGCGGACCTTGCATTTGGCAAGTTGTGGCCCTTGCACCGAGGTGGCTTTTGTACCGGAAAGGTGGCCCTTGTACTGGGAAGGTGACCCTTTGTACCGGGCCACCTTCCGGTGATGATACTAGCATCACGAGACCGAGGCCTCTCAGTTTCCGGGCCCTTGTACCGGAAAGGTGGCCCTTGTACCGGAAGGGTGGCCCTTGTACCGGAAGGGTGGCCCTTGTACCGGAAAGGTGGCCCTTGTACCGGAAAGGTGGCCCTTGTACCGGAAAGGTGGCCCTTGTACCGGAAAGGTGGCCCTTGTACTGGAAAGGTGGCCCTTGTACCGGAAAGGTGGCCCTTGTACCGGAAAGGTGGCCCTTGTACCGGAAAGGTGGCCCTTGTACCGGAAAGGTGGCCCTTGTACCGGAAAGGTGGCCCTTGTACCGGAAAGGTGGCCCTTGTACCGGAAAGGTGGCCCTTACACCGAGGTGGCCCTTGTAGCGGGAAGGTGGCCCTTGTACCGGAAAGGTGGCCCTTGTACCGGAAAGGTGGCCCTTGTACCGGAAAGGTGGCCCTTGTACCGGAAAGGTGGCCCTTGTACCGGAAAGGTGGCCCTTACACCGAGGTGACCCTTGTACTGGGAAGATGGCCCTTATACAAGAAAAGTATTCCTTGCACTGGAAATATGATCGTTGCAGTAAAATTACTACTAATGTATAAGCCACCATATAACTGATGAGCATCAGAGGGAGATGTTGCGGACGTTGGTAGATGAGCAAGACCCGGGGGACCTTAAGGAGGGTATCCGGTGCGGTTCAGAGAGTAGCAGCAAACGTTGCGAGATCACTTGCGGCGTATTTCCACAAATTCTGCCTTTATTTTAGTTTGGCAGCTCTGATACAGTTTGATGTGAATCTGTCTTGCAGAGGTCACGACCTGAGGATCAGATCCAACACGAAATATGCGGTAAAATCTGTACAAGCGACTTACGTTCCTTTCCTTTAAGTATGGTACAACCAGTTGGGGAAAAGAAGCCCTAAATTTACTTGTTAAATGTTCCCTAGCCAAGTGCGAGACTACCTCTGCTGTCACCCATCCTCTTACTGGCCAAACACAACTGTACTTAGCTTGCCGGAATAGTTAACACGCACGTCACCCATCCCGAAGCAGTTACATGTTAACGAGGTGATTTCCGACTGGCTTTGTTACACCAATGTGCTGCGAAATATATTTGTCAACCAGTGATTTAATCTGAAAACAAGAATTTTTTCACATTTGGGATGAAAGCATTATCTTCGCACTGACGAGGTAGCCTAATGCCACACGTGTGGGCCCGCCTagcctatcacacacacacacacacggatggtACAGTAACTGGGACGTGCTCCTACTGCGCCTTCTTCAGGTCCAACACTCACCAGaactcatggtggtggtggcagcggtgctGGAAGTGGACGGTGATTGAAGCAGCTAACAACTGACGGATGAACTAAGGGAAGAATGACGGCACACTCGCCATTATATACCCTCCCGGGAGGGATGCCAGATCCCGCCTCACGGGTCACCCGACCTCAGGGAGTACATTGCACCACTGTAAACTTCCCTGGCGACATTACCACACCATGCAGGTATTGTAATTTATGTCCCGACAAATACCATCACGCACGTAATAGttgacaacaaaatatatgtctcTATATAAGGTTTTAGACACCTAACCTCGCGCCAAACTTACCAATATCGCCCATATCCGGTTTTCTCCTCGCGCTGGTTCACTCTGGATTAATATATATGAATGTCAGGCTACATTTTGAATCATATTAACCAGGGTATATTTAGAGTAGTATTAACCAGGGTATATTTAGAGTAGTATTAACCAGGGTATATTTAGAGTAGTATTAACCAGGGTATATTTAGAGTAGTATTAACCAGGGTATATGTTCAGTCTTATTAACCAGATTACATTTTGCGTCGTAATCAGGGGTACATTTTGAGTCGTAATAACCAGTGTATATTTTTACCATGGTATTTTGAGTTGTAATAAACAGGGTATATTTTGACTAGGGTACATTATGAGCATTATTAACCAGGGTGCATTATGAGCAGTATTAACCAGGGTACATTATGAGCAGTATTAACCAGGTTATATTATGAACAGTATTAACCAGGGTACATTATGAGCAGTATTAACCAAGGTGCATTATGAGCAGTATTAACCAAGGTACATTGTGAACGGTATTAACCAGGGTACATTATGAGCAGTATTAACCAGGGTACATTATGAGCAGTATTAACCAGGGTACATTATGAGCAGTATTAACCAGGGTACATTATGAGCAGTATTAACCAGGGTACATTATGAGCAGTATTAACCAAGGTGCATTATGAGCAGTATTAACCAAGGTACATTATGAGCAGTATTAACCAGGGTGCATTATGAGTAGTATTAACCAGGGTGCATTATGAGTAGTATTAACCAGGGTGCATTATGAGCAGTATTAACCAGGGTACATTATGAGCAGTATTAACCAGGGTACATTATGAGTTAGCTTAACAGCCCAAAGTTGTAATTCACATGCAAACTTTCAAAGCctatgaagaaatccacaagggccgtgacaaggattcgaacctacgtccgagagcatcccagacgctgccttaatcgactgagctacgccatggtaaaaaggagttgaaaccgaagttctactgaacttactgaatcctgcagcctctccgaggcacaaaccagggttttata from the Procambarus clarkii isolate CNS0578487 chromosome 10, FALCON_Pclarkii_2.0, whole genome shotgun sequence genome contains:
- the LOC123745486 gene encoding chemotaxis regulatory protein ChePep: MSSESADVKEVPETKEEEKQEEKKEEKKEEKEEKKEEKKEEKQEEKKEEEEVAKEAKDVANEETKEETKDAKEDKEEEVKEEDTKKEAPVEEVKGDAPAAEDVKAPES